The sequence CGCCCTGCCAGGTGGGCCGCCTGGAAGCGTCCGGCCAGCTCACCGGCCGCGGGCGCCTCGCCGCTGATGGCCCAACGCACCTGGAAGTTGGGGTAGCGCGCCATCAGCCCCTGCAGTTCCTCGCCGAAGGCGCGCTGACGGCGTTGGCGCACGTAGTGCAGCAGCGTCACCGGTGCGGCGAAGCCCTGGGCCAGCGCGTGGCGCAGCAACCCCAGCAGGGGCGTGATACCGCTGCCGGCGGCCAGCAACAGCACCGAGCCAGCTTCATGCGGCCAGGTCAGTTCGCCTTGGGCCGGGTCCAGTTCCACCAGGCTTCCGACTTCAAGACGCTCCAGCAACCCGTTGGAAAAACGCCCGCCCGGCTGGCGCCTCACCGCCAGTTCGATGCGGCCGTCGGGCTCCGCCTTCGTCAGGCTGTAGCTGCGGCCGTGGCGCACGCCATCCAGCTCGCGATAGAGCCGCACGTGCTGGCCAGGGCGCCAGCCATGGGCATTGCCATTGGTACGCAGGCCGAGGGCGAGCATGTCGTCGGCCACCCAGACGCGCGACTCCACCCGGGCGAACACCCGTTTCAGGCGCAATGCCGGGTGCACCAGGCGCAGCAGGCAGTCCGTGTCGGCCTCCTGCAGCCAGCCGCCGGCCACCAGCGCACGCAGGGGTTTCAGCGCGGGACCCAGGCGGCGCGCAAGGGAAAGGGGAACTAGGTACATGAAAAATTCACAGTGAACAGTTGTGCACTAGGCTGCACGAATATTCGAAACATAGTCAACACTTGTTCACTGAGCTGAGTTCGACGCCCGCGAAGCGCTTTTGCTAGAGTGCGCCGCACATTCGCCACCGGCCCTGCCCCATGACCCAACGCTCGGAACAGAAGCAGCAGACCCGCCTCGCCCTGATGGATGCCGCGCGCCTCCTGATGGACAGTGGCCGCGGCTTCGGCAGCCTGAGCCTGCGGGAAGTGACGAAGAACGCCGGCATAGTGCCCACCGGTTTCTATCGCCACTTCAGCGACATGGACGAACTGGGCCTGGCGCTGGTGGAAGAAGTCGGCGAGACCTTCCGCGCAACCATCCGCGTGGTGCGCCACCATGAGTTCGAACTGGGCGGCATCATCGAAGCGTCGGTGCGCATCTTCCTCGATGCGGTGGTCGCCAACCGTGGCCAGTTCCTCTTCCTCGCCCGTGAGCAGTACGGCGGCTCCCAGCCCGTGCGCCAGGCCATCGGCGCCCTGCGCCAACGCATCACGGATGACCTGGCGGCCGATCTCAAGCTGATCAACCGCATGCCGCACCTGGACGACCAGGGCCTGGACCTGGTGGCCGACCTAGTGGTGAAAACCGTATTCGCCACGCTGCCGGAGCTGATCGACCCGCCGGCGCAGAACCTGCCCGCCCATCTGCTGCCGGCCGCCAAGATCACCCAGCAGCTGCGCTTCATCATGATCGGCGGCAAGCACTGGCAAGGTCCGGGCAAGCCCCAGGGCTGACCGCCCCACCAGCAGCGACGCACCAAAAATGCGCCAGGCGCACCGCAATGGATCGGCGTGACGCCCCATCTACAGGCACGACACGCCGCCAGGCCCCGTGAACCGGCATTCGAGCATCTTGGCGCGAGCCTTGCTCAGCACCCGGCATTGCACACTGCCGGATTCACCCGATGCTGGTCATCCACGAACGAATAGACCCCCGCCCCAGCTGGGACGAAGAACTGCTGCTGACCTATGAAGCCCGCAGCAAGAGTCGCCTGCGCTGCTTCACGGTCAAGGGCGAGGACGTCGGCCTGTTTCTCGAACGCGGCCAACCGCCCCTGCGTGACGGCGACTGCCTGCTCAGCCAGGACGGCCGCGTGGTACGGGTCTGCGCCCGTCCCGAAACCCTGCTCCACGTGACCTGCGCCAATGCCTTCGAGCTGACCCGCGCCGCGTACCACCTGGGCAACCGCCACGTCGCCCTGCAAATCGGCGACGGCTGGCTGCGCCTGCTCGACGACTATGTGCTCAAGGCCATGCTCGAGCAGCTGGGCGCTTCGGTGACCAGCGTCGAAGCCGGCTTCCAGCCCGAGCATGGCGCCTACGGTGGTGGCCATCACCATTCCCACCAGCTCGAGGCCGACTTCAACTACGCGCCGCGCCTGCATCAGTTCGGTGTGCGCAAGTGAACCCGGCGTGGCAGCTGCTGCGCCTGGCGAGCCCACAGTTGCCCATCGGCGGCTACAGCTACTCCCAGGGCCTGGAACTGGCCGTGGACACGGGCCTGGTGCATGACCCGGCCAGCGCCGAACGCTGGATCAGGGATCAGCTGCTGCTCAACCTGGCGCGCTTCGAAGCGCCCCTGCTGCTGGCCCATTGCGAGGCCGCGGCGCGGGAGGACTGGCACGCTCTCGACGCCCTGGCCGAGCAGCACCGCGCCAGCCGGGAAACCCGCGAGTCGCGGCTGGAAAGCCGGCAGATGGGCTATTCCCTGCAGCAGCTTTTGAACGACCTGCCCGAACAGGACGACGCCGCCCGCGCACTCCTCGCCGAGCAGGAAGAACCCGGCCTGGCCCTGGCCTGGGCACTGGCCGCCCGCGCCTGGTCCATCGCCCCGCAGGACGCCCTCGCCGCCTGGCTCTGGGGCTGGCTGGAAAACCAACTGGCGGTGCTGATGAAAACCCTGCCGCTGGGCCAGCAGGCCGCCCAGCGCCTGACCTCCGCGCTGCTGCCCTGCCTGGAGCAGGCACAGCACGCGGCCCGCGAAATCCCCCCGGCCCGTTGGGGCAGTGCCGCCTTCGGCCTG is a genomic window of Pseudomonas resinovorans NBRC 106553 containing:
- a CDS encoding ferredoxin reductase translates to MYLVPLSLARRLGPALKPLRALVAGGWLQEADTDCLLRLVHPALRLKRVFARVESRVWVADDMLALGLRTNGNAHGWRPGQHVRLYRELDGVRHGRSYSLTKAEPDGRIELAVRRQPGGRFSNGLLERLEVGSLVELDPAQGELTWPHEAGSVLLLAAGSGITPLLGLLRHALAQGFAAPVTLLHYVRQRRQRAFGEELQGLMARYPNFQVRWAISGEAPAAGELAGRFQAAHLAGRPVHSLLACGPHGFVASVDDWWRAEPRAGGLQVEAFTPPAPSVGGGEQVRLRFARSHRELPGNSAVNLLEQAEAHGLRPPHGCRQGICTACTCQLLAGGVRDLRTGGLTHGPGLPIRLCVSAPLGDVELDL
- a CDS encoding TetR family transcriptional regulator, whose protein sequence is MTQRSEQKQQTRLALMDAARLLMDSGRGFGSLSLREVTKNAGIVPTGFYRHFSDMDELGLALVEEVGETFRATIRVVRHHEFELGGIIEASVRIFLDAVVANRGQFLFLAREQYGGSQPVRQAIGALRQRITDDLAADLKLINRMPHLDDQGLDLVADLVVKTVFATLPELIDPPAQNLPAHLLPAAKITQQLRFIMIGGKHWQGPGKPQG
- the ureE gene encoding urease accessory protein UreE, with protein sequence MLVIHERIDPRPSWDEELLLTYEARSKSRLRCFTVKGEDVGLFLERGQPPLRDGDCLLSQDGRVVRVCARPETLLHVTCANAFELTRAAYHLGNRHVALQIGDGWLRLLDDYVLKAMLEQLGASVTSVEAGFQPEHGAYGGGHHHSHQLEADFNYAPRLHQFGVRK
- a CDS encoding urease accessory protein UreF, with protein sequence MNPAWQLLRLASPQLPIGGYSYSQGLELAVDTGLVHDPASAERWIRDQLLLNLARFEAPLLLAHCEAAAREDWHALDALAEQHRASRETRESRLESRQMGYSLQQLLNDLPEQDDAARALLAEQEEPGLALAWALAARAWSIAPQDALAAWLWGWLENQLAVLMKTLPLGQQAAQRLTSALLPCLEQAQHAAREIPPARWGSAAFGLALASMAHERQYSRLFRS